In one Puniceicoccus vermicola genomic region, the following are encoded:
- a CDS encoding helix-turn-helix domain-containing protein has protein sequence MDDLDKYIQQRKDRDPSFAEAYESGYQEFLIGVLLKEARQSAGVTQEELATAIHTKKSVISRLENRASDARVSTLRKVAQALGKELVIELRDQVSKPKR, from the coding sequence ATGGATGATCTCGATAAATACATTCAACAGCGCAAGGATCGCGACCCTTCCTTTGCCGAAGCATACGAATCGGGCTATCAAGAGTTCCTCATCGGGGTTCTCCTGAAGGAAGCTCGCCAAAGCGCGGGGGTTACCCAGGAAGAGTTGGCGACTGCCATTCACACGAAGAAGTCGGTAATCTCCCGGCTGGAGAATCGGGCCAGTGACGCGCGTGTCTCGACACTCCGCAAGGTTGCTCAGGCTCTCGGAAAGGAATTGGTCATTGAATTACGGGATCAGGTATCGAAGCCAAAGCGGAG